A part of Miscanthus floridulus cultivar M001 chromosome 6, ASM1932011v1, whole genome shotgun sequence genomic DNA contains:
- the LOC136459516 gene encoding uncharacterized protein produces the protein MLSSHLEAMLPYASGPPPSLLVDRRYKLGGEAAPNCPRCDSPNTKFCYYNNYSLSQPRYFCKGCRRYWTKGGSLRNVPVGGGCRKNRRGKSSLRSAADSIASGGGRDAAFGHRFPGPVRPDLVLEGMVGNPSNPAGQAMPGGVPAAADGSTIDLAMLYAKFLNHPPAEEGVSAVTPESAGQVDEAFDTFSASSNLSPGVLATLQFDPCHDGFGEWSGGPVSSAGPSSTASTTAATTMLCADVSVQAAFGELNFAMDQSCFDSLGLPTDDVVGNLSSSWCSIVPGLSTLEGAKYDSLDSFPDDALSLHEGMISGTDHDWSVDCQGLEALYMP, from the coding sequence GGCGGCGCCCAACTGCCCGCGCTGCGACTCGCCCAACACCAAGTTCTGCTACTACAACAACTACAGCCTCAGCCAGCCGCGCTACTTCTGCAAGGGCTGCCGCCGCTACTGGACCAAGGGCGGCTCCCTCCGGAACGTGCCCGTCGGCGGCGGGTGCCGGAAGAACCGACGGGGCAAGTCGTCCTTGCGGTCGGCGGCGGACTCCATCgcgagcggcggcggccgcgATGCGGCGTTCGGCCACCGGTTCCCGGGCCCTGTCCGGCCGGACCTGGTCCTGGAAGGCATGGTCGGCAACCCGTCGAACCCAGCTGGCCAGGCGATGCCCGGCGGCGTGCCCGCTGCCGCCGATGGCTCCACCATTGATCTCGCAATGCTGTACGCCAAGTTTCTCAACCACCCGCCGGCGGAGGAAGGTGTCAGTGCCGTGACGCCGGAGTCGGCAGGGCAGGTCGACGAGGCGTTCGACACGTTCAGCGCGTCCAGCAACCTGAGCCCCGGCGTTCTGGCAACGCTGCAGTTCGATCCGTGCCACGACGGGTTTGGTGAGTGGTCGGGCGGGCCAGTGAGCAGCGCTGGCCCCTCGAGTACGGCTAGTACTACCGCCGCAACCACCATGCTGTGCGCTGACGTGAGCGTGCAAGCTGCGTTCGGTGAGCTCAACTTCGCCATGGATCAGAGCTGCTTCGACTCGCTAGGGTTGCCCACGGACGACGTCGTCGGCAACCTCTCGTCGTCGTGGTGTTCGATCGTGCCAGGCTTGTCGACGTTAGAGGGCGCCAAGTATGACTCGTTGGATTCGTTCCCTGACGACGCCCTGAGCCTTCACGAGGGAATGATTAGCGGGACTGATCATGATTGGAGCGTGGattgccaaggattggaggctctCTACATGCCGTAA